A genome region from Cervus elaphus chromosome 18, mCerEla1.1, whole genome shotgun sequence includes the following:
- the LOC122673962 gene encoding 28S ribosomal protein S22, mitochondrial, with translation MATLRGSLLLWNLHAGSRGAERVYFRARARPRPGDLFQPLPGVCGAGTPCRGLCSEAESGSPKIKKPTFMDEEVQSILIKMTGLDLLKIFKPAIRETKPPTYKLMTQAQLEEATRQAIEAAKVRLKMPPVLEERTPINDVLAEDKILEGTETVKYVFTDISYSIPHRERFIVVREPSGTLRKASWEERDRMIQIYFPKEGRRVLTPVIFREENLQTMYSQDRHVDVLNLCVAQFEPDSADYIKIHHQTYEDIDKYGKYDLLRSTRHFGGMAWYFVNKKKIDGLLIDQIQRDLVDDAASLVQLYHILHPDGQSAQEAKEQAAEGLQLIKVFAKTEAQKGAYIELTLQAYQEAFISSSAAS, from the coding sequence ATGGCGACCCTCagagggtctttgttgctgtggaaTCTCCATGCAGGTTCTCGCGGTGCCGAGCGAGTCTATTTCCGGGCCCGCGCTCGGCCCCGGCCCGGTGACCTGTTCCAGCCTCTGCCCGGGGTCTGCGGGGCGGGAACGCCATGCCGTGGGCTCTGTTCCGAGGCCGAATCTGGTAGCCCAAAGATCAAGAAACCTacttttatggatgaggaagtCCAAAGCATACTCATCAAGATGACAGGCTTGGATTTACTGAAGATTTTTAAGCCAGCAATACGAGAAACGAAGCCACCAACTTACAAGCTAATGACCCAGGCACAGTTGGAAGAGGCTACAAGACAGGCGATTGAGGCAGCTAAAGTCCGATTAAAAATGCCACCAGTTCTGGAAGAGCGAACACCAATAAATGATGTGTTAGCTGAAGATAAGATATTGGAAGGAACCGAAACAGTCAAATATGTGTTTACTGATATATCATACAGCATACCACATCGAGAGCGTTTTATTGTTGTCAGAGAACCAAGTGGCACACTACGCAAAGCCTCTTGGGAAGAACGGGACCGTATGATTCAAATTTATTTCCCAAAAGAAGGCCGTAGAGTTTTAACACCAGTAATTTTCAGGGAAGAAAATCTTCAGACCATGTACAGTCAGGACCGGCATGTTGATGTCCTCAATCTCTGCGTTGCCCAGTTTGAGCCAGATTCTGCTGACTATATCAAAATTCATCATCAGACCTATGAAGATATAGATAAATACGGAAAGTATGACCTTTTACGTTCAACAAGACACTTCGGTGGAATGGCTTGgtattttgtaaataagaaaaagatcGATGGTTTATTGATTGACCAGATTCAGAGAGATTTAGTTGATGATGCTGCCAGCTTGGTCCAGCTGTATCACATCCTCCATCCTGATGGCCAGTCAGCTCAAGAGGCCAAAGAGCAGGCTGCTGAGGGATTACAGTTAATTAAGGTCTTTGCaaaaacagaagcacagaagGGAGCATATATAGAATTAACACTGCAAGCTTACCAAGAAGCATTCATTAGCAGTTCTGCAGCTTcctaa